Proteins co-encoded in one Candidatus Brocadia sp. genomic window:
- a CDS encoding N-acetylmuramoyl-L-alanine amidase, with product MHFRWKIYVCISFLAVLGVYGCYTPPAQKPITIIKPRESTLPPGKPHKRAEPYIISQLDRYFVRDWKYIVIHHSASASGSAADFDRFHREKKGWENGLGYHFVIGNGNGTPDGKIEIGNRWVNQINGAHAGVEEYNHYGIGICLVGNFNESSPTAAQMASLSVLTEYLQNRCHIPSENVIMHRHCRQTDCPGRNFPYYKLLANTYRY from the coding sequence ATGCACTTTCGGTGGAAAATATATGTTTGTATATCTTTTCTTGCAGTCCTTGGCGTGTACGGTTGTTATACACCGCCTGCTCAAAAACCGATTACTATCATAAAACCTCGCGAAAGTACCCTGCCCCCTGGAAAACCCCATAAAAGAGCAGAACCTTATATTATCAGTCAATTAGACCGTTATTTTGTGCGAGACTGGAAGTACATCGTTATTCATCATAGTGCCTCAGCGTCCGGTAGCGCCGCCGATTTTGACAGATTTCACAGGGAAAAAAAAGGATGGGAGAATGGCCTGGGATATCATTTTGTGATCGGGAATGGAAACGGCACCCCGGACGGAAAGATTGAGATCGGTAATCGATGGGTAAATCAGATTAATGGCGCCCATGCCGGCGTGGAGGAATACAACCATTATGGCATAGGAATATGCCTTGTGGGAAACTTTAACGAATCCTCTCCAACGGCAGCTCAAATGGCCTCACTTTCAGTATTGACAGAATACTTGCAGAACAGATGTCATATTCCTTCGGAAAATGTTATCATGCACAGACACTGCAGACAGACGGATTGCCCAGGGCGAAATTTTCCCTATTATAAGTTGCTTGCCAATACTTATCGTTATTGA
- a CDS encoding A/G-specific adenine glycosylase, producing MKREYAAHAQKRENRSSGAAPAVRKKVITSSEVQKFQEMIYCYYREHGRNLPWRMTQNPYHILISEIMLQQTQVQRVIRKYERFIKIFPDFSSLAQAPLRPVLSEWQGLGYNRRAIALKKIAQRVIEEFHGNLPSAVETLITFPGIGRATACAISAFAFYLPTVFIETNIRRVFIHSFFHDKTNITDAEILPLVEKTLDTSNPRQWYYALMDYGVMLNQKYENFNRKSAHYQRQSPFQGSNRQVRGMILKALTGASSVSEPEMAQKLRISKKKLANNLVQLEKEGFIKKKGKKFTLA from the coding sequence ATGAAAAGAGAATACGCAGCACACGCACAGAAACGGGAAAACAGAAGTTCTGGGGCGGCACCGGCAGTCCGGAAAAAGGTCATCACTTCATCCGAAGTGCAGAAATTCCAGGAAATGATCTACTGCTATTACCGGGAACACGGCCGTAACCTTCCCTGGCGAATGACACAAAACCCCTATCATATCCTCATCTCAGAAATTATGTTGCAGCAAACCCAGGTACAGAGGGTTATAAGAAAATACGAACGATTCATCAAAATATTTCCGGATTTTTCTTCCCTCGCCCAGGCACCGCTCCGCCCGGTACTCAGTGAATGGCAGGGATTGGGTTACAACCGCCGGGCGATAGCCTTAAAAAAGATCGCTCAAAGGGTCATAGAAGAATTTCATGGCAATCTTCCCTCTGCTGTAGAAACATTGATTACCTTTCCCGGAATCGGCAGGGCGACAGCTTGTGCAATTTCTGCCTTTGCATTTTACCTACCTACGGTCTTTATTGAAACAAATATACGAAGGGTATTTATCCATAGCTTTTTCCATGATAAGACGAATATCACGGATGCCGAAATCCTTCCTTTGGTGGAAAAGACCCTTGATACTTCCAATCCCCGGCAGTGGTATTATGCCCTCATGGATTATGGAGTCATGCTGAATCAGAAATATGAAAATTTTAACAGGAAAAGCGCCCATTACCAAAGGCAGTCTCCATTTCAAGGTTCCAACAGGCAAGTTCGTGGAATGATTCTGAAAGCCCTTACCGGTGCATCATCTGTTTCTGAACCTGAAATGGCGCAAAAACTTCGGATCAGCAAGAAAAAACTTGCAAATAACCTTGTTCAACTGGAAAAAGAAGGTTTTATTAAAAAGAAAGGGAAAAAATTTACCTTAGCTTAA
- a CDS encoding pyruvate synthase, whose protein sequence is MNMQLIKSLKDLPAEENLFPGTPTCAGCGGLLSLRHCLKALGKKTVIVNAAGCFTLLSVYPFTPFQNSWLYTAMACAPAGAQGIRDALDILIKKGRLDPEEDLKVVVLTGDGVAYDMGIASTSGAMHRNLDFYYICSDNEAYGNTGFQSSGATPFASKTGTTPIGKISPTGALLPKKDLFEIWRSHKPPYLATISPAHPVDLINKFKKAEQYKGPKLFINLSPCPPGWTTDPSHSARLAKLAVDTGIWALKEAIYGEVTHTIIPRKFKPVEDYLKEQGRFSHLFKPVRQESILKSIQTTVDQYWNEVLGNRNSLCNS, encoded by the coding sequence ATGAATATGCAACTTATAAAATCCTTAAAAGACCTTCCTGCAGAAGAGAATCTTTTCCCTGGCACCCCTACATGTGCAGGCTGTGGGGGTCTTTTGTCTTTGAGGCACTGTCTGAAAGCTTTGGGGAAAAAGACCGTAATTGTAAATGCCGCCGGTTGTTTCACCCTGCTTTCAGTCTATCCATTTACGCCTTTTCAGAATTCCTGGCTTTATACAGCGATGGCCTGTGCCCCTGCCGGGGCACAAGGTATAAGAGATGCCCTTGACATATTGATAAAAAAGGGAAGGTTGGATCCCGAAGAAGATTTGAAGGTGGTTGTGCTGACGGGCGATGGAGTTGCTTATGATATGGGCATTGCATCCACATCGGGGGCCATGCATCGTAATCTCGATTTCTATTACATCTGCTCCGACAACGAAGCATATGGGAACACGGGCTTCCAGTCGTCAGGTGCGACACCCTTTGCATCAAAGACGGGGACAACGCCCATAGGGAAGATAAGTCCAACCGGGGCTTTACTCCCTAAAAAGGACCTTTTTGAGATATGGAGAAGTCATAAACCACCATATCTTGCAACCATCTCTCCGGCCCACCCGGTTGATCTGATCAACAAGTTTAAAAAGGCAGAACAGTACAAAGGGCCGAAACTCTTCATAAACCTTTCTCCTTGTCCGCCTGGCTGGACAACAGATCCGTCCCATTCTGCCAGATTAGCGAAGCTCGCAGTGGATACGGGTATCTGGGCATTGAAAGAGGCTATTTATGGTGAGGTAACGCATACGATTATTCCAAGGAAATTTAAACCTGTCGAAGACTATTTAAAAGAACAGGGGAGATTTTCACATCTCTTTAAACCGGTGAGGCAAGAAAGCATCCTTAAGAGTATACAAACAACGGTCGATCAGTATTGGAATGAGGTTTTGGGTAACCGTAATTCTCTTTGTAATTCATGA
- a CDS encoding pyruvate synthase: MEMIREMLTGNASAAWGVRLADVDYIPTYPITPQTEIIETLSRWISDGFMDANFVSLDSEHSMITAAGAASATGVRVFTATSSQGLLYGFEMLYTVAGWRVPLVMVNVSRGLSAPITLEPDHNDILAARDSGFLQIHCETCQEVLDSILMAYRLAEDERVLLPIFVNMDGFHLSFTREPVNIPEIEDVRKFLPPYQPKHAFFKASQPMAQGLAVIGGSLYSYFKYQMHLASMKALDVYKEVSKEFEEIFGRSYNTIEGYMIDDAEYILVMSNSFSTLGKAAIEKAREKGIRAGLLRLRLLRPFPEADIKETLKGKKAVAVLDQNISVGKGGILYSEIAGALFNGKEMPLLLSFIGGLGGKNISPQEFEFIFDNMIKAGETGKVEAPRLLYTEGEWKDMERLKTIAGKKYNKNYNR; this comes from the coding sequence GTGGAAATGATAAGGGAGATGCTCACGGGTAATGCCTCGGCTGCCTGGGGTGTGAGGCTGGCTGATGTCGATTATATACCGACATACCCCATAACACCGCAGACAGAGATTATCGAAACACTGTCACGATGGATTAGCGACGGGTTTATGGATGCCAACTTTGTCTCTTTAGATTCAGAGCATTCCATGATTACCGCAGCAGGGGCCGCATCAGCAACGGGGGTGAGGGTTTTTACTGCGACATCAAGTCAGGGGCTTTTGTACGGCTTTGAGATGCTCTATACCGTAGCAGGGTGGCGGGTGCCCCTTGTGATGGTAAACGTTTCAAGGGGCTTATCAGCCCCGATAACGCTGGAACCCGACCATAATGACATCCTTGCAGCCAGAGATTCGGGGTTTTTGCAAATTCACTGTGAAACATGCCAGGAGGTACTGGACTCCATATTAATGGCGTATCGATTGGCAGAGGATGAGCGTGTCCTTCTCCCCATTTTTGTAAATATGGACGGATTCCATCTCTCCTTTACCAGGGAACCTGTAAATATACCGGAGATAGAAGATGTCAGAAAGTTTCTGCCACCTTACCAACCAAAACATGCATTTTTCAAGGCAAGTCAACCAATGGCACAGGGCCTGGCGGTCATTGGAGGTTCCCTCTATTCGTATTTTAAATATCAGATGCACCTTGCAAGCATGAAGGCGCTGGATGTTTATAAGGAGGTTTCTAAGGAATTTGAAGAGATATTTGGCCGAAGCTATAATACCATCGAAGGGTATATGATAGACGATGCCGAATATATCCTGGTCATGTCCAATTCATTTTCAACCCTCGGGAAGGCTGCTATAGAAAAGGCACGGGAGAAAGGCATTAGAGCCGGGCTTTTGAGGTTGAGGCTTTTAAGGCCATTTCCAGAGGCTGATATAAAGGAGACGCTGAAAGGGAAAAAAGCCGTGGCTGTCTTAGACCAGAATATTAGCGTGGGAAAGGGTGGCATTTTGTATTCGGAGATCGCCGGTGCACTGTTTAACGGAAAAGAAATGCCTCTTTTACTGTCTTTTATTGGCGGACTCGGGGGGAAAAACATAAGTCCCCAGGAGTTTGAATTTATCTTCGATAACATGATTAAGGCAGGAGAGACAGGGAAAGTTGAGGCACCCCGGCTCCTTTATACAGAGGGAGAATGGAAGGATATGGAGAGATTAAAAACAATTGCTGGAAAGAAGTATAATAAAAATTATAATAGATAA
- a CDS encoding DUF3307 domain-containing protein: MISPLSQDDLLPLLRLIVAHVIADFVFQGDSWAGQRFGGKKISGWLCVHGAFAGILAYIFAGFWNALWLPFVIFISHVLRDGLKSKGDDTARSFLCDQSGHLVIILGCWILLIHGNISGIVTFLVSRTANAGFWAVILSYIIVIWPAGVWIGKITKPWREEIKETSSPGLEKAGLWIGRLERFLILTFVLLRHFEAIGFLIAAKSILRFGEMRTPNCRKEAEYILIGTMISFVIAIILGVFTSWMLQYPLVPENSNSDNVDSWNLFEI, translated from the coding sequence ATGATAAGCCCATTGAGTCAAGATGATTTACTACCACTCCTCCGCCTTATCGTAGCCCACGTAATTGCAGACTTTGTGTTTCAAGGGGATTCCTGGGCAGGGCAGCGATTCGGGGGAAAAAAGATATCCGGCTGGCTTTGCGTGCATGGGGCATTTGCCGGAATACTTGCATATATTTTTGCGGGATTCTGGAATGCACTTTGGCTCCCGTTTGTTATTTTTATTTCACACGTTTTGCGCGATGGTTTAAAATCTAAAGGAGATGACACAGCCCGGTCATTCCTGTGTGATCAATCAGGACATTTGGTCATTATTTTAGGATGCTGGATATTACTGATACATGGTAATATATCAGGCATCGTTACCTTTCTGGTTTCACGAACAGCAAATGCAGGATTTTGGGCTGTAATTCTGTCTTATATTATAGTAATCTGGCCGGCAGGTGTCTGGATCGGTAAAATTACAAAACCGTGGAGGGAAGAAATAAAAGAAACGTCTTCGCCGGGTCTGGAGAAGGCCGGACTATGGATTGGACGTTTGGAACGCTTCCTCATATTGACGTTTGTCCTGCTCAGACACTTTGAAGCCATTGGTTTCCTGATTGCAGCGAAATCGATCCTTCGGTTTGGCGAGATGAGAACCCCAAATTGCCGAAAAGAGGCCGAATACATATTAATAGGCACCATGATCAGTTTTGTAATAGCAATTATTTTGGGGGTATTCACGAGCTGGATGCTGCAATACCCATTGGTCCCGGAAAATAGCAATTCAGACAATGTCGACTCCTGGAATTTATTTGAAATTTAG
- a CDS encoding type II toxin-antitoxin system prevent-host-death family antitoxin: MLHVGLREANMHFSKYLKLVREGQEVVVTERGTPVAVIKPVMKEGTPDDKIKGLEDQGILRGAVKGKLPLGRTITIAGKPLSETVIERREERF, translated from the coding sequence ATGCTTCACGTTGGATTAAGGGAAGCAAATATGCACTTTTCAAAATACCTGAAGCTCGTCAGAGAAGGGCAGGAGGTTGTTGTAACGGAGAGGGGAACCCCTGTTGCCGTTATCAAGCCGGTTATGAAAGAGGGGACACCGGACGATAAGATCAAAGGTCTGGAAGATCAGGGGATATTGCGAGGGGCTGTTAAAGGGAAGTTGCCGCTTGGCAGAACTATTACGATTGCCGGAAAGCCTTTATCTGAAACCGTGATAGAGAGAAGGGAAGAAAGGTTTTAA
- a CDS encoding thioredoxin family protein has product MTYPDATVVDYVRKNFIPLQINVQSGSDLLGKYRAFWTPTIIILDSSGTEYYRFNGFLPPEEFIPQLQFGLGFMSLQKQDYKSAGAQLKWVVDRYPKSDVAPEAQYWFGVSEYKAAHNVDALLNAWKKIKKDYPGSIWAKKVSFVKD; this is encoded by the coding sequence GTGACGTACCCTGATGCTACAGTAGTAGACTATGTCAGAAAAAATTTCATTCCCCTGCAAATCAACGTTCAAAGCGGTTCGGACCTTCTCGGCAAATACCGGGCATTTTGGACACCAACGATCATTATTTTGGATTCTTCCGGTACCGAATATTATCGTTTCAATGGTTTTCTGCCCCCAGAAGAATTTATACCACAATTGCAGTTCGGACTGGGTTTTATGTCACTGCAAAAACAGGATTATAAGAGTGCCGGCGCCCAACTAAAGTGGGTGGTGGATAGATATCCTAAGAGCGATGTTGCTCCGGAAGCACAATATTGGTTTGGTGTTTCGGAATATAAGGCCGCCCATAACGTGGACGCATTACTAAACGCATGGAAGAAAATCAAGAAGGATTATCCCGGGAGTATTTGGGCAAAGAAGGTTTCTTTTGTAAAGGATTGA
- a CDS encoding TIGR00730 family Rossman fold protein, giving the protein MVDDDPIKRICVFCGSNTGARSVYTDVAQQLGSAIVSHGMGLVYGGGSIGLMGIIADAVLKEKGNVIGVIPHALASKEFAHPGLTELRMVSSMHERKAMMVELSDAFIAMPGGFGTFDEFFEILTWAQLGLHTKPIGLLNVQGYFDLLLAFINHVFEERFIQTKHHRLIITSHDPEELLSELIRRKPLYKVPQQIDWKEA; this is encoded by the coding sequence ATGGTAGATGATGACCCTATAAAACGTATCTGTGTGTTTTGTGGTTCCAATACCGGTGCGCGTTCGGTGTATACCGATGTTGCTCAACAGCTCGGTAGCGCTATTGTATCACATGGAATGGGACTTGTTTACGGCGGAGGGAGTATTGGTCTGATGGGAATCATTGCAGACGCTGTTTTAAAAGAAAAGGGAAATGTTATCGGTGTAATTCCACATGCCCTTGCTTCCAAAGAGTTTGCCCATCCTGGCCTGACAGAACTCCGAATGGTATCGAGTATGCATGAACGAAAGGCCATGATGGTGGAGTTATCCGATGCCTTTATTGCCATGCCAGGTGGCTTTGGCACCTTTGATGAATTCTTCGAGATTCTTACCTGGGCACAACTGGGACTACATACAAAACCAATTGGATTACTCAATGTGCAAGGATATTTTGATTTATTACTGGCGTTTATAAATCATGTATTCGAGGAACGTTTTATACAAACAAAACATCATCGTCTCATTATAACATCTCACGACCCCGAAGAACTGCTGTCGGAACTCATCCGCCGTAAACCCCTTTACAAGGTTCCCCAACAGATCGATTGGAAAGAGGCGTAA
- a CDS encoding succinate dehydrogenase iron-sulfur subunit, producing the protein MMKNDKVFFHILRFNPDTDKKPFFQKFEIPFTRKDLTVLEGLNYIQQRLDNSLAFRSSCREAICGSCAMHINGKYRLACNTLVSKLKSNTITIRPIAHMPIHKDLFVDMKPFWEKYEYIKPYLMPGKPLPTSGERIQSPDERAKIDILVDCILCSCCHSSCPVTASHEKYLGPMAFLTIDRFVSDSRDGAKEERLTIVNDEHGVWRCHTVFNCQEVCPRDLNPSGSIAHLKMEIVKNKI; encoded by the coding sequence ATGATGAAAAACGATAAGGTTTTTTTTCATATCCTTCGCTTTAATCCGGACACTGATAAAAAGCCGTTTTTCCAGAAATTTGAAATCCCTTTTACCCGGAAAGACCTGACAGTGCTTGAGGGGCTTAATTATATCCAGCAGCGACTGGATAACTCCCTGGCCTTTCGGTCTTCTTGCAGGGAGGCTATTTGCGGTTCTTGTGCTATGCATATCAATGGAAAGTATCGCCTGGCCTGTAACACCCTGGTTTCAAAACTCAAATCAAATACCATTACGATTCGGCCGATTGCCCACATGCCCATACATAAAGACCTCTTTGTTGACATGAAACCCTTCTGGGAAAAGTACGAGTATATCAAACCATACCTGATGCCCGGTAAACCATTACCAACATCAGGAGAACGGATACAGAGTCCTGACGAAAGGGCGAAAATTGATATCCTGGTCGATTGCATCCTTTGCTCCTGCTGCCATTCCTCGTGTCCTGTTACGGCATCACATGAAAAATATCTTGGTCCTATGGCTTTCCTTACGATAGACCGGTTTGTATCAGACAGCCGGGATGGCGCAAAGGAAGAACGTCTGACAATTGTAAACGATGAACATGGTGTATGGCGTTGCCATACGGTTTTCAATTGTCAGGAGGTATGCCCCAGGGACTTGAATCCGAGTGGTTCTATCGCCCATTTGAAGATGGAAATTGTTAAAAACAAAATTTAG
- the ftsY gene encoding signal recognition particle-docking protein FtsY gives MKKQSEGSSENRKNGRGKHRGSFWSRLKNFTAEAPKTVVVDGDTIKLVPISPETEVIEEAPERQTSVPSETAVSISPETIVGKDEAGSQTLPPPVETVPVLPETAVVEEHIGEEIPVSSERLKKGLEKTRNRFWSRLKNLFSFRRKIDESVLEELEDILIGADIGVKSVQKLVHELHEAWKSKTITETSQIHDFIKDRLKESLRSLQIDINYAPIPPTVIMVVGVNGVGKTTAIAKLANTFIRDGKKVMVAAGDTFRAAAVDQLDIWSKRIGAEIVKHQTGSDPAAVAYDALEASIARGIDVVIVDTAGRLHTHENLMNELGKIKRVISKRISGAPHEVLMVLDATTGQNAISQAKMFKQSVDITGIFLAKLDGTAKGGFVLGMRNEINIPVKYIGLGEKAEDIEKFNPDAFVNALFE, from the coding sequence ATGAAAAAGCAATCTGAAGGATCATCTGAAAACCGGAAGAACGGCAGGGGAAAACACCGGGGCAGTTTTTGGTCCCGATTAAAAAATTTTACAGCAGAAGCGCCAAAAACTGTCGTTGTAGATGGTGATACGATAAAGCTCGTTCCAATCTCACCGGAAACTGAGGTTATTGAAGAAGCTCCGGAAAGACAAACTTCTGTCCCTTCTGAGACAGCGGTTTCGATCTCACCGGAAACTATTGTTGGTAAAGATGAAGCTGGAAGTCAGACCTTGCCTCCACCAGTAGAGACCGTTCCGGTTTTACCGGAAACTGCTGTTGTTGAAGAACATATTGGAGAGGAAATTCCTGTTTCATCAGAAAGGCTCAAGAAGGGTTTAGAGAAAACGCGTAATCGATTCTGGTCCCGTCTGAAAAACCTCTTTTCTTTCAGGAGAAAGATCGATGAATCTGTACTTGAGGAATTGGAGGATATCCTGATTGGTGCTGATATCGGTGTAAAATCCGTCCAAAAATTAGTACACGAATTACACGAAGCATGGAAATCCAAAACAATAACTGAAACCTCACAGATACATGATTTTATAAAAGACAGACTCAAAGAAAGCCTACGGTCTCTTCAAATCGATATCAATTATGCCCCTATCCCCCCTACGGTTATCATGGTTGTAGGAGTAAATGGAGTTGGCAAGACCACAGCCATAGCAAAACTTGCAAACACTTTCATTAGAGATGGCAAAAAGGTGATGGTTGCAGCAGGCGATACCTTTCGGGCGGCCGCTGTTGATCAACTGGATATTTGGAGCAAACGCATCGGGGCGGAGATTGTAAAGCATCAAACCGGTTCTGACCCAGCAGCAGTAGCATATGACGCCCTGGAAGCAAGTATTGCAAGGGGTATCGATGTCGTCATTGTTGATACAGCAGGACGTCTTCACACCCATGAGAATCTTATGAACGAACTGGGCAAGATTAAACGGGTTATTTCCAAAAGAATTTCTGGTGCTCCCCATGAAGTTCTGATGGTACTCGACGCCACAACCGGACAAAATGCCATCTCCCAGGCAAAAATGTTTAAACAGTCTGTTGACATTACAGGAATTTTTTTAGCAAAGTTAGATGGTACGGCAAAGGGCGGTTTCGTACTCGGCATGCGCAATGAAATAAACATTCCCGTAAAATATATCGGGTTGGGTGAAAAAGCAGAGGATATAGAGAAATTTAACCCCGATGCCTTTGTGAATGCCTTGTTTGAATAG
- the nusB gene encoding transcription antitermination factor NusB produces the protein MRNRTIARELALQSLYQLDLRGDDIINEINTFCKNSTEKEDIYQFAIALVNGCRSRIKEIDEKISGVTEHWELRRMAIIDKNILRLGVYELLYRSDIPPKVSINEAIELAKKFSTKNSGTFVNGILDKIYTQFGNGKWKDSGYTSVFQDRGEIDYGNSDLHVHTNYSDGTMTPEEVVDEAIRLGVSTIAITDHDTIDGVKVASRYSKDKNIHIIPGIEFSSYLSPSEIHILGYFIDVNNKFLLKVIKQSREDRINRICAMVEKLHKLQVDIDPQEILTLAGKGSPGRMHVAEVLWKHGYCNSIVESFLKYIGDNKPGYVPKKTLTPQQAIELIRDAGGVPVLAHPGLTQRDNVIEDLVKYGLKGIEAYYPSHTPQAVEKYLKIAKKYNLAATGGSDFHGERKKDSPIAKVVVPGELVTKLRQKCPA, from the coding sequence ATGCGCAACAGAACGATTGCTCGCGAACTCGCCCTTCAATCCCTTTACCAACTTGATCTACGCGGCGATGACATCATTAACGAGATTAATACCTTCTGCAAAAACAGCACGGAAAAGGAAGATATCTATCAGTTTGCCATAGCACTCGTCAACGGCTGCCGGTCACGGATAAAAGAGATCGACGAAAAAATCTCCGGTGTTACAGAACACTGGGAATTACGCCGCATGGCTATTATTGATAAAAATATTCTGCGTTTAGGGGTTTATGAATTACTGTACAGAAGTGATATCCCCCCAAAGGTATCAATCAACGAGGCCATAGAGCTTGCAAAAAAATTCAGCACGAAAAATTCAGGAACGTTTGTGAATGGAATTTTAGACAAGATTTATACTCAGTTTGGAAATGGGAAATGGAAAGACAGTGGGTATACTTCCGTTTTTCAGGACAGAGGAGAAATAGACTATGGAAACTCAGACCTGCACGTACACACAAACTATTCCGACGGGACGATGACACCAGAAGAGGTTGTCGATGAGGCTATCAGACTCGGTGTTTCAACTATTGCGATTACGGACCACGACACTATTGACGGTGTTAAGGTCGCCTCTCGTTACAGCAAGGACAAAAATATCCATATTATACCTGGTATAGAATTTTCTTCATATCTTAGCCCTTCGGAAATTCACATCCTGGGATATTTTATTGATGTGAATAACAAATTTTTACTAAAAGTAATAAAACAATCCCGCGAGGACCGCATTAACCGTATATGTGCTATGGTGGAGAAATTACATAAGCTCCAGGTTGATATTGATCCACAGGAAATTTTGACGCTCGCCGGAAAGGGTTCCCCCGGGCGTATGCACGTGGCAGAAGTGCTATGGAAACACGGCTATTGTAATTCCATTGTAGAATCATTTTTAAAATATATAGGCGATAATAAGCCTGGATATGTTCCCAAAAAAACATTGACGCCACAACAGGCTATTGAATTAATCAGAGATGCCGGGGGTGTGCCGGTTCTCGCCCATCCAGGACTAACTCAAAGAGATAATGTTATTGAAGATTTGGTAAAATACGGACTGAAAGGGATCGAGGCATATTATCCATCTCATACCCCCCAGGCAGTCGAGAAGTATCTCAAGATAGCAAAGAAGTACAACTTGGCCGCAACTGGTGGCTCAGACTTCCACGGTGAACGAAAGAAAGACAGTCCTATCGCTAAAGTAGTGGTGCCGGGGGAGCTCGTTACAAAACTCAGGCAAAAATGTCCTGCGTAA
- a CDS encoding 6,7-dimethyl-8-ribityllumazine synthase: MGAEFQGNLIGAGKVFGIIISRYNNFITKRLLDGAIDGLIRHGVKEEDVDIFWVPGACEIPVAALKAAQSGKYDAVICLGAILRGETPHFDYVASESAKGIAHVGLSTGIPTIYGVITTETLEQAIDRAGAKTGNKGAEAAISAIEMVNLFEQMQSGIKTIKSR; the protein is encoded by the coding sequence ATGGGCGCTGAATTTCAGGGTAATTTAATTGGTGCGGGAAAGGTTTTTGGAATTATCATTAGCCGATACAATAATTTTATAACAAAGCGTTTATTGGATGGCGCAATCGATGGACTTATTCGGCACGGTGTAAAAGAAGAGGACGTTGATATTTTTTGGGTACCCGGCGCCTGTGAAATACCAGTCGCCGCTCTTAAGGCTGCGCAAAGCGGTAAATACGATGCAGTAATTTGTTTAGGCGCAATCCTCCGTGGTGAAACACCTCATTTTGACTATGTCGCAAGCGAATCTGCCAAAGGCATTGCACACGTTGGATTATCTACAGGAATTCCAACCATCTATGGTGTAATTACAACAGAGACCCTGGAACAGGCCATTGACCGTGCTGGCGCAAAAACTGGAAATAAAGGTGCTGAGGCTGCCATATCCGCCATAGAGATGGTAAATCTTTTTGAACAAATGCAATCCGGTATAAAAACAATCAAAAGTCGTTAA